The Mytilus galloprovincialis chromosome 2, xbMytGall1.hap1.1, whole genome shotgun sequence genome has a window encoding:
- the LOC143062679 gene encoding flavin-containing monooxygenase 5-like: MKVAVIGAGVSGLTAIKCCLDEVLEPVCFERTDDIGGLWRYSDKVTEGQACVMKSTITNTSKEMMCFSDFPMPADYPMYMHNTYVQKYLNLYAEKFSLRKYIQFETEILSVMKKDDFKQTGQWIITLKDKKTDKVKENIFDAVLVCTGRNSEKYVPCFPGLSNFKGKVIHSHDYRKPTGYEGKRVLVIGIGNTGSEIAVELSAVASQVFISTGRGTWVIPRIADRGMPIDMTAVKRIMMKVKKILPQSLIEKIAEKRINARFDHKSYCLQPKHGVFAHSPIINDEIPNRLASGTLRVKADVRTFTDNGVIFDDDTVEENIDVVVLATGYTFKFPFLDKSVTEVRENHVDELYKYIFPPKLEKLTLGIIGCAQVIGANMPVFEMQCRLSTRVFQGKSTLPCYNDMMLDIESKQEALTQKHVKLHKHTVTVDYIEYMDELTTLNGCRPDLGSLVWSDPKLALTCYFGPCTPYQYRLHGPGKWDGAKQAILTQWDRTLGPLKTRPLGLNEQPIQKNFLLLSLVFIVTICYMLQALFF, translated from the exons ATGAAGGTTGCGGTTATTGGAGCAGGAGTAAGTGGATTAACTGCTATAAAGTGTTGTTTAGATGAAGTACTAGAGCCAGTATGCTTCGAAAGAACAGATGATATAG GTGGGCTATGGAGATATTCCGACAAGGTCACAGAAGGTCAAGCGTGCGTTATGAAGTCCACCATCACGAATACTAGTAAAGAAATGATGTGCTTTAGCGATTTCCCAATGCCTGCAGATTATCCAATGTATATGCATAATACTTATGTACAAAAGTATTTAAATTTGTATGCAGAAAAATTCAGTCTTCGGAAATATATACAATTTGAAACGGAG ATATTGAGTGTGATGAAAAAAGACGATTTTAAACAGACTGGTCAGTGGATTATCACGCTGAAAGACAAGAAAACTGATAAAGTGAAGGAAAATATATTTGATGCTGTTCTTGTGTGCACTGGTCGTAATAGTGAAAAGTATGTTCCGTGTTTCCCCGGTCTATCAAACTTCAAAGGAAAAGTTATTCATAGCCATGACTATAGGAAGCCAACTGGATACGAAGGCAAAAGAGTGCTTGTCATTGGAATAGGAAATACAGGATCGGAAATAGCTGTAGAACTCAGTGCAGTTGCTTCACAG GTTTTTATAAGTACCGGACGTGGAACTTGGGTAATTCCGAGAATAGCCGACCGTGGTATGCCTATCGATATGACAGCTGTCAAAAGGATAAtgatgaaagtaaaaaaaatattaccacaGTCGCTAATTGAAAAAATAGCGGAGAAAAGAATAAATGCAAGATTTGATCATAAAAGTTATTGTCTGCAACCAAAGCACGGTGTCTTTGCTCATAGTCCAATTATAAATGATGAAATACCAAACCGATTGGCATCTGGGACATTAAGGGTAAAAGCGGATGTCAGAACATTTACTGATAATGGGGTAATATTTGATGATGACACAGTGGAAGAAAACATCGATGTTGTTGTCTTGGCAACAGGATATACATTTAAATTCCCTTTCTTGGACAAATCTGTGACTGAGGTCAGAGAAAACCATGTTGATGAACTGTACAAGTACATTTTCCCCCCAAAGCTGGAGAAGTTAACTTTAGGTATAATTGGATGTGCACAAGTAATCGGCGCAAATATGCCAGTTTTTGAGATGCAGTGTAGACTGTCAACACGTGTATTTCAG GGGAAATCAACTCTTCCGTGCTATAATGACATGATGTTAGATATTGAATCAAAACAAGAGGCACTGAcacaaaaacatgtaaaattacaTAAACATACAGTTACTGTCGATTACATAGAGTATATGGATGAATTAACCACATTAAATGGATGTCGACCTGATTTAG GTTCATTAGTATGGTCAGATCCAAAATTGGCCTTAACCTGTTACTTTGGGCCATGTACACCATACCAATACAGACTACATGGACCAGGAAAATGGGATGGAGCAAAACAGGCGATATTGACGCAGTGGGACAGAACGTTAGGACCCCTTAAAACAAGACCATTAGGACTTAATGAACAGCCTATACAGAAAAACTTCTTACTATTATCTCTTGTTTTTATTGTAACTATTTGTTATATGCTTCAAGCTTTATTTTtctaa
- the LOC143062680 gene encoding flavin-containing monooxygenase 5-like isoform X1, whose translation MTEAGRKIIKKAIMKVAVIGAGASGLTAIKCCIDEGVEPVCFERSNDIGGLWRYTEKVTEGQSCVMKSTIINTSKEMMCYSDFPIPADYPIFMHNTYVQKYFNLYADKFNLRKYIQFGKEILSINKQPDFKQNGQWNIKVKDNKTGDVEETVFDAVMVCTGHHAEKHVPEFPGLSDFKGKVIHSHDYRNPAGFEGKRVVIIGIGNSGGDMSTELSRVASQVFLSTRRGSWVLNRIGDNGMPLDMASSDRFKLAIKNALPPSVITSIVEGRLNARFDHSLYSLKPKHHVFSQHPMVNDEMPNRLASGTLRIKPDIKTFTENGVIFDDGTKEENIDVVFLATGYKFGFPFLDKSVLDVKENRVELYKYVFPPKMEKKNTLSVIGCIQPLGAIMPISELQCRLSLRVFQKEVKLPCSDEMILDIRSKELAMKERYVQTQRHTIQVDYIDYMDELATLNGCLPDLQSLFWSDPKLAFTCFFGPCTPYQYRLQGPGKWSGARQAIMTQWDRTFESLKTRPLGFTEKPSQKKFFIFYFVFVVLFCYLVHVIFLR comes from the exons ATGACAGAAGCAGGaagaaaaataat aaaaaaagccATTATGAAGGTTGCAGTAATTGGAGCAGGAGCCAGTGGATTAACTGCTATAAAGTGTTGTATAGATGAAGGAGTAGAACCAGTATGCTTTGAAAGGTCAAATGATATAG GTGGATTATGGAGGTATACAGAAAAGGTTACTGAAGGTCAGTCATGTGTGATGAAGTCAACCATTATCAACACAAGTAAAGAAATGATGTGTTACAGTGACTTTCCCATACCAGCAGATTATCCTATCTTTATGCACAATACTTATGTTCAGAAGTATTTCAACCTTTATGCTGATAAATTCAACCTACGGAAATACATACAATTTGGAAAAGAG ATATTAAGTATAAACAAGCAACCTGATTTTAAACAAAATGGTCAGTGGAATATCAAAGTGAAAGACAATAAAACTGGTGATGTGGAAGAGACAGTGTTTGATGCTGTTATGGTATGTACTGGCCATCATGCTGAAAAGCATGTTCCTGAATTTCCAGGTTTATCAGACTTCAAGGGAAAAGTTATTCATAGCCATGACTACAGAAATCCAGCAGGATTCGAAGGAAAGAGAGTAGTTATCATTGGAATAGGAAATTCTGGAGGTGATATGTCTACGGAACTAAGTAGAGTAGCGTCACAG GTGTTTTTAAGTACTAGACGAGGAAGTTGGGTATTGAATAGGATAGGAGACAATGGTATGCCATTAGATATGGCCAGTTCTGATAGGTTTAAACTGGCAATAAAGAATGCATTACCACCCTCCGTCATAACTAGTATAGTGGAAGGTCGTCTAAATGCAAGATTTGATCATTCACTATACAGTCTCAAACCTAAACATCATGTTTTCTCCCAACATCCTATGGTAAATGATGAAATGCCAAACAGATTGGCATCAGGAACTTTGAGGATAAAACCTGATATCAAAACATTTACTGAAAATGGAGTTATATTTGATGATGGCACCAAAGAAGAGAATATTGATGTTGTTTTCTTGGCAACAGGATATAAATTTGGCTTTCCTTTCTTAGACAAATCTGTATTAGATGTCAAGGAGAATCGTGTTGAACTCTACAAATATGTTTTCCCACctaaaatggagaaaaaaaatactcTGAGTGTTATTGGATGCATACAACCTCTTGGAGCCATTATGCCTATATCTGAGTTACAGTGCAGACTATCTTTGCGTGTTTTTCAG aaagaaGTCAAACTTCCCTGCAGTGATGAGATGATATTGGACATAAGATCTAAAGAATTAGCCATGAAAGAGAGATATGTACAGACACAGAGACATACAATTCAGGTGGATTATATTGACTATATGGATGAGCTGGCTACACTCAATGGATGTCTACCTGATCTTC AATCACTATTTTGGTCAGATCCCAAATTGGCCTTTACCTGTTTCTTTGGACCTTGTACACCTTACCAGTACAGGTTGCAGGGACCAGGAAAATGGAGTGGAGCTAGACAGGCAATAATGACACAATGGGACAGAACATTTGAATCACTGAAAACAAGACCATTAGGATTTACAGAAAAACCATCACAGaagaaattctttattttttactttgtttttgtGGTGCTATTTTGTTATTTAGTTCATGTTATATTTCTGAGGTAA
- the LOC143062680 gene encoding flavin-containing monooxygenase 5-like isoform X2, producing the protein MKVAVIGAGASGLTAIKCCIDEGVEPVCFERSNDIGGLWRYTEKVTEGQSCVMKSTIINTSKEMMCYSDFPIPADYPIFMHNTYVQKYFNLYADKFNLRKYIQFGKEILSINKQPDFKQNGQWNIKVKDNKTGDVEETVFDAVMVCTGHHAEKHVPEFPGLSDFKGKVIHSHDYRNPAGFEGKRVVIIGIGNSGGDMSTELSRVASQVFLSTRRGSWVLNRIGDNGMPLDMASSDRFKLAIKNALPPSVITSIVEGRLNARFDHSLYSLKPKHHVFSQHPMVNDEMPNRLASGTLRIKPDIKTFTENGVIFDDGTKEENIDVVFLATGYKFGFPFLDKSVLDVKENRVELYKYVFPPKMEKKNTLSVIGCIQPLGAIMPISELQCRLSLRVFQKEVKLPCSDEMILDIRSKELAMKERYVQTQRHTIQVDYIDYMDELATLNGCLPDLQSLFWSDPKLAFTCFFGPCTPYQYRLQGPGKWSGARQAIMTQWDRTFESLKTRPLGFTEKPSQKKFFIFYFVFVVLFCYLVHVIFLR; encoded by the exons ATGAAGGTTGCAGTAATTGGAGCAGGAGCCAGTGGATTAACTGCTATAAAGTGTTGTATAGATGAAGGAGTAGAACCAGTATGCTTTGAAAGGTCAAATGATATAG GTGGATTATGGAGGTATACAGAAAAGGTTACTGAAGGTCAGTCATGTGTGATGAAGTCAACCATTATCAACACAAGTAAAGAAATGATGTGTTACAGTGACTTTCCCATACCAGCAGATTATCCTATCTTTATGCACAATACTTATGTTCAGAAGTATTTCAACCTTTATGCTGATAAATTCAACCTACGGAAATACATACAATTTGGAAAAGAG ATATTAAGTATAAACAAGCAACCTGATTTTAAACAAAATGGTCAGTGGAATATCAAAGTGAAAGACAATAAAACTGGTGATGTGGAAGAGACAGTGTTTGATGCTGTTATGGTATGTACTGGCCATCATGCTGAAAAGCATGTTCCTGAATTTCCAGGTTTATCAGACTTCAAGGGAAAAGTTATTCATAGCCATGACTACAGAAATCCAGCAGGATTCGAAGGAAAGAGAGTAGTTATCATTGGAATAGGAAATTCTGGAGGTGATATGTCTACGGAACTAAGTAGAGTAGCGTCACAG GTGTTTTTAAGTACTAGACGAGGAAGTTGGGTATTGAATAGGATAGGAGACAATGGTATGCCATTAGATATGGCCAGTTCTGATAGGTTTAAACTGGCAATAAAGAATGCATTACCACCCTCCGTCATAACTAGTATAGTGGAAGGTCGTCTAAATGCAAGATTTGATCATTCACTATACAGTCTCAAACCTAAACATCATGTTTTCTCCCAACATCCTATGGTAAATGATGAAATGCCAAACAGATTGGCATCAGGAACTTTGAGGATAAAACCTGATATCAAAACATTTACTGAAAATGGAGTTATATTTGATGATGGCACCAAAGAAGAGAATATTGATGTTGTTTTCTTGGCAACAGGATATAAATTTGGCTTTCCTTTCTTAGACAAATCTGTATTAGATGTCAAGGAGAATCGTGTTGAACTCTACAAATATGTTTTCCCACctaaaatggagaaaaaaaatactcTGAGTGTTATTGGATGCATACAACCTCTTGGAGCCATTATGCCTATATCTGAGTTACAGTGCAGACTATCTTTGCGTGTTTTTCAG aaagaaGTCAAACTTCCCTGCAGTGATGAGATGATATTGGACATAAGATCTAAAGAATTAGCCATGAAAGAGAGATATGTACAGACACAGAGACATACAATTCAGGTGGATTATATTGACTATATGGATGAGCTGGCTACACTCAATGGATGTCTACCTGATCTTC AATCACTATTTTGGTCAGATCCCAAATTGGCCTTTACCTGTTTCTTTGGACCTTGTACACCTTACCAGTACAGGTTGCAGGGACCAGGAAAATGGAGTGGAGCTAGACAGGCAATAATGACACAATGGGACAGAACATTTGAATCACTGAAAACAAGACCATTAGGATTTACAGAAAAACCATCACAGaagaaattctttattttttactttgtttttgtGGTGCTATTTTGTTATTTAGTTCATGTTATATTTCTGAGGTAA